The sequence below is a genomic window from uncultured Methanobrevibacter sp..
TGATGACAATGAATCATACATGCGTTCATATGAGGATAAGGAAAACAAGATTACTTACAACATTTCTACCGTTGACGATTCTGAAGCACTGATGGATATTTACTACCTGCAGGGTGTGATGAATCCTGAAACCAGGTCATTCAATGGCAATGATTGGAACATATACTTCTCACAGGCTGTAGAAGGAAACGACTCAAACTCCTCTGACAAGCCGATGAACATCATCATCTGCCAGTCACAGGGTGAAAAGCAGGGATATTTAATTTATATGATAATCGATGCTGATTCAAAAGTAAATGCAACATTGAACACATATGGTCAGTCATACACTGACTTTGTGGAACCGTTACTTAAAAGCATTACCTTAAAGAAAAGTAATAATGTTCCAAAAATATATGAGCAATTTGGACTGACCGAGGATCAGTTTGCAGAACAAATGGAATTGATTCAACAGGTCAAAGCAGGTAATCAGACTGCTTTACAGCAGGTAGCAGGATAATATGAGAATTACAGTCTTTCATGCAAACGAGTGCGACAAGAAAAAGTGCACGGCCATAAAACTGGCGAAGATGGGAAAATGCAGGCTGGTGGAAAACATCAACAAGATTCCGTCAGGTGCAATCGTTTTAAATCCCTATGCGGAAAAGGCTGTATCATATGAGGATTACCGTTATGTGCAAAGAAGGGGAATTGTTGGGCTTGACTGTTCATGGAATGAGGTGTCAAAGTCCAAAAAATTCTTTTCTTTATCTAAATACCATCGCTCATTACCCTTTTTAATTGCAACAAACCCAGTAAACTATGGAAAGCCATGCATACTGTCCACCGTTGAGGCCATAAGTGCAACATTATACATTACACGTTTCAAGGATGAGGCACGTGACATGATGGACGGGTATAAGTGGGGCCATACATTTCTTGAATTGAACCATGATCTTCTGGAGGCCTACAGTGAGGCAGACACCAGTGCCGATGTTGTACGTGTTCAAAATGAGTTTCTTGAATCCAAGAATGAATGACTTTTACTTTTTTTAAAATATTTTTTTAATCTTTCTTTTTTGGTAAAATTTTAAATTTTTTTGTATATCAAAAATTTATATACAGTTTTATAATATTTTTTTCATGTTCTGTTAATTTTTCCGATTTATGACAAAAATGGATTACATTAATATTAG
It includes:
- a CDS encoding DUF367 family protein, with the translated sequence MRITVFHANECDKKKCTAIKLAKMGKCRLVENINKIPSGAIVLNPYAEKAVSYEDYRYVQRRGIVGLDCSWNEVSKSKKFFSLSKYHRSLPFLIATNPVNYGKPCILSTVEAISATLYITRFKDEARDMMDGYKWGHTFLELNHDLLEAYSEADTSADVVRVQNEFLESKNE